The DNA sequence TTGAAGAAGGTTTGCCTTTGATAGTAGCGATTTTAGAAAACAAGATTAATTATAAAGAATATATTATTTCAAATCTTATAGAATGCAAAAATAGAGAAAAGTATCAAATTTTAAAAGAAATGCTTTTTGCAAGTTTTGAAAATATTTATCACATTCCTTTTATTTTTGAAAACAAAGCTTGTTTGTTTCAGATGAAGAAAAAAACTAAATTTTTAGAAATTTATCTTTATTTCAGTGTTTTTGGTGCTTTAAAAATACTCATCGATAGCCATGGAGTTTCAATTTTTACTCCTTTTTTTAAAGTGCAAAAATTTTTAAATGAACACTTAAAATTTAATGTTATACAAGATAATAAAATTACGCCTTTATTTGTATTTAAGAAACTATTTGATTTTAAGGGGTGAAAATTGAATGATTTAAAACATCTTGCTATAGTTATGGATGGCAATAGACGCTGGGCAAAAGCTAAAGGTTTTTTGGCAAAGTTGGGTTATTCTCAAGGGGTAAAGACTATGCAAAAACTTATGGAAGCCTGTGTCGAGGAAGGAGTTTCTAATTTAAGTTTATTTGCTTTTAGTACTGAAAATTGGAATAGACCTAAAGATGAAATTGAATTTATTTTTGAACTTTTAGATCGTTGTTTAAATGAAGCCTTAGAAAAATTTGAAAAAAACAATGTCCGTTTAAGAGCTATTGGTGATTTAACAAGACTTGATCAAGTCTTAAGAGATAAAATTGCTTTAGTAGAAGAAACAACTAAGCATTGTGATAAATTGTGCGTTAATTTGGCCATTAGTTACGGTGCTAAAGATGAAATCGTTCGTGCTACACGTCGAGTTATAGAAAAAGGTTTAGAAATCAATGAAAAAAATATCAGCGATAATTTAGATTTGCCTTTAGATGTTGATTTAATGCTTCGCGTAGGAAATGCAAAAAGACTTTCAAATTTTTTACTTTGGCAATGCGCTTATGCTGAAATTTATTTTAGTGAGACTTTATTTCCTAGTCTTACAAAAAGAGAATTTAAAAAAATTATCAAAGAATACAGAAAAAGAGAGAGAACATTTGGAAGGTGAAATTTTAATTGAAGAAATTCTAAAATATATTTTTTTAATCATTTTAGGCTTTAGTTTAGGTTCATTTTGTATGTGTTTTTTAAATCGTTTTTGTGAAAATAAACCTCTTTTAAGTGCAAGATCTTATTGTTTTTCCTGCCATAAAAAACTTAGTATTATAGATCTTATACCTTTTTTATCATATATATTTTTAAAAGCTAGATGTAGATTTTGTAAAGAAAAAATTCCCATTGGTATATTTTTAGCTGAAATTTTAGGTATGGTTTTTGTTCTTATTGCTTATTTTTTTAGTAAAAATTTATTAGAATTTCTGGTTTTTTCGTTATATTTATTTGTTTTTTGGATGCTTTCTTATATAGATATAAAATTTAAAGCAGTTCCGCAAATATTGCTTTGGGTTTTGTTTTTTTTGGCCTTAATTTTTAAGCTAAATATCAATGAATTTTTTTATTTTTTTATCTTTGAAGATTTTAAAAGCGGCTTTTTAATACAAGCTTTTTCTTTTGCAGGTTTTTTATTTTTACTTAAAAATTTTACAGGCTATATTAAGAATTTTAGATCAAAAAATATACAAGAAAATTTAGGAGATGCTGATATTATTGTGTGTGCTAGTATAGCTGGAATTTTTGGCTTTAAGGAAAGTTTTATAATACTTTTTTGTGGAGCTTTATTGACTTTACCATTTTTTATTTTTTACAAAACAAGAGAATTGGCATTTTTACCTTTTATAAATATTGCTTTTATTGGCTATGTAATTTTTTTAATTTTTAATCAGGGATTAGCATGAAACTTGTTTCAAGATATATTTTAAATCAATTTTTAAGCACCAATCTTTCCATTTTTTTTGTACTTTTTAGCATTGTTTCTATGGTATTTTTTATCCAATTGGCTAAATTGACTTCAAGTATAGAAATCAGTTTCTTAGATTTACTTGAACTCTATAGTTTTATGTTGCCTAGAATTTTGATTTTTACTTTGCCTATATCTTTTTTTATAGCACTAACTTTGACTTTATTTAGACTTTCTAGAGAAAATGAAAGCATAGTTCTTTTTACTTTAGGATTTTCTCCAAAGGCCTTAGCTTCATTATTTTTGAAAATTTCTGCTTTAGTTAGCGCTTTAATGTTATTTACATCTTTAGTAATGATACCTTTGGTATTAGAACTTCAAGATAATTTTATTGATTATAAAAAAACACAGGTAAAATTTAATTACAAAACAGGAGAATTTGGGCAAAAATTTTTAGATTGGATGATTTTTATAGAAAAACAAGATGGCGATAAATATGAAAATATCGTTATGTATCATCCAAAAAGGATACAAAGCGATAAAGAGCAGCTTATCGTTGCTAAAGAAGCTACTGTGCAAAAAGAAAGTACAGGTTTTGCTTTTAAGCTTTCTAATGGAAAAATGTATAATTTTGAAGAATCTAAAATGCTTTTTACGGGAGAATTTGAAAATCTTACTCTAAATACTAAATTTAATAATGATAATTTTAAAATTAAAAAATTTTATGAATACTGGCTAGATATCAATTCCAACACAAAACGTGCCAAAGAATTTGTGATTTACACCACTATAGCACTTTTTCCATTGGCAAGTACGCTTTTTGCACTGTCATTTGGTATCGTAACTTATCGCTATGAAAAAGGTTTTATTTATGTAGGAATGTTTGGTGTTATCGTGGTTTATTTTGGACTTTTGAGTTTGTTTTATAAACCACCTTTATTAGCATGTTTTACCATTTTTATAGTTAGTTTTATCGCTTCGATGATTTGTTTTAAAAAAATGATTTTAAGTCGTTATTGATGAAATTAAAATTGATTTTTTCTTATGATGGTTCAGCTTTTTTAGGTTCAGCAACCCAACCGCATGGAAAAAGTGTCCAAGATGCCTTGCAAAAGGCTTTGGCTCATCTTGGAATTTTTTCTAAAATTCTAATGGCATCAAGAACAGATAAAGGGGTTCATGCTAGTTTTATGGTTGCTTGTGTTGAATGTGGGGATCATTTTAAAGATCTTATCTATCTTAAAAATCAACTCAATAAATTTTCACATCCTTATATACATATTAAGCATTTAAAATTTATGCCCTCTGATTTTGAAGTAAGATTTGATGTTAAGAGTAGGGAATATCGCTATATTTTTTATCATGGAAATTTTAATCCTTTTGTATCGCGATATGTTTATTTTTATCCAAAAATAGACATTAACAAAGCTAATGAAATTTTGAAATATTTTTTTGGAGAACATGATTTTAAATATTTTTGCAAAA is a window from the Campylobacter sp. RM10537 genome containing:
- the uppS gene encoding polyprenyl diphosphate synthase: MNDLKHLAIVMDGNRRWAKAKGFLAKLGYSQGVKTMQKLMEACVEEGVSNLSLFAFSTENWNRPKDEIEFIFELLDRCLNEALEKFEKNNVRLRAIGDLTRLDQVLRDKIALVEETTKHCDKLCVNLAISYGAKDEIVRATRRVIEKGLEINEKNISDNLDLPLDVDLMLRVGNAKRLSNFLLWQCAYAEIYFSETLFPSLTKREFKKIIKEYRKRERTFGR
- a CDS encoding prepilin peptidase is translated as MLKYIFLIILGFSLGSFCMCFLNRFCENKPLLSARSYCFSCHKKLSIIDLIPFLSYIFLKARCRFCKEKIPIGIFLAEILGMVFVLIAYFFSKNLLEFLVFSLYLFVFWMLSYIDIKFKAVPQILLWVLFFLALIFKLNINEFFYFFIFEDFKSGFLIQAFSFAGFLFLLKNFTGYIKNFRSKNIQENLGDADIIVCASIAGIFGFKESFIILFCGALLTLPFFIFYKTRELAFLPFINIAFIGYVIFLIFNQGLA
- a CDS encoding LptF/LptG family permease, with amino-acid sequence MKLVSRYILNQFLSTNLSIFFVLFSIVSMVFFIQLAKLTSSIEISFLDLLELYSFMLPRILIFTLPISFFIALTLTLFRLSRENESIVLFTLGFSPKALASLFLKISALVSALMLFTSLVMIPLVLELQDNFIDYKKTQVKFNYKTGEFGQKFLDWMIFIEKQDGDKYENIVMYHPKRIQSDKEQLIVAKEATVQKESTGFAFKLSNGKMYNFEESKMLFTGEFENLTLNTKFNNDNFKIKKFYEYWLDINSNTKRAKEFVIYTTIALFPLASTLFALSFGIVTYRYEKGFIYVGMFGVIVVYFGLLSLFYKPPLLACFTIFIVSFIASMICFKKMILSRY
- the truA gene encoding tRNA pseudouridine(38-40) synthase TruA produces the protein MKLKLIFSYDGSAFLGSATQPHGKSVQDALQKALAHLGIFSKILMASRTDKGVHASFMVACVECGDHFKDLIYLKNQLNKFSHPYIHIKHLKFMPSDFEVRFDVKSREYRYIFYHGNFNPFVSRYVYFYPKIDINKANEILKYFFGEHDFKYFCKSGSDVKSTVRKVFKSHAYSYKNMTIFHFRANGFLRGQIRLIVASVLKVLEGKMTKEQLIEQLKTIKKYNHFLAPPNGLYLSKITY